In a single window of the Flavobacterium ammoniigenes genome:
- a CDS encoding inorganic phosphate transporter, whose product MDFTLLIIIILLSLAFDYINGFHDAANSIATIVATKVLTPFQAVLWAAFFNFLAYWVFGFGVADTVAKTAHTSSINLTVILAGVIAAIIWNLFTWWKGIPSSSSHTLIGGFAGAAIAHGFSGVVQDPEHYGLKIVSWFKAAKEGELLPSGVLIVILFIVIAPLLGMIISYFISLWMMYSSKKNIFPKLLTLVLMGLAVWFLSTVLIPFKEIEKPRFESPFWSVVTEPHNIKWFLVAIIFFSLAIFNLFFSLFSAAKAEAVLKKMQLLSSAAFSLGHGGNDSQKVMGIIAAAVAVYVKTAGNVDLPDWLDVELPKEDGSFKMPAWIPITCYSVIALGTLSGGWKIVKTMGSKITKVNPFEGVVAESAGALTLFLTEHFKIPVSTTHTITGSIIGVGVTKRVSAVRWGVTVSLLWAWVLTIPVSAVLAAITYYMLNLFI is encoded by the coding sequence ATGGATTTTACTTTACTTATCATTATCATTCTGTTGTCTTTAGCTTTTGATTATATCAATGGCTTTCATGATGCTGCCAATTCCATTGCTACTATTGTGGCGACAAAAGTTTTGACACCATTTCAGGCAGTTTTATGGGCAGCATTTTTTAATTTTTTAGCCTATTGGGTTTTTGGTTTTGGAGTAGCCGATACGGTGGCCAAAACTGCACATACTAGTAGTATCAACTTGACAGTGATTTTAGCAGGTGTAATTGCTGCTATAATTTGGAATCTTTTTACCTGGTGGAAAGGAATTCCTTCGTCTTCATCGCATACTTTGATTGGAGGATTTGCAGGGGCGGCTATTGCTCATGGATTTTCAGGAGTGGTTCAAGATCCGGAACATTACGGACTAAAAATTGTGAGTTGGTTTAAAGCTGCTAAAGAAGGAGAGTTATTGCCTTCCGGAGTTTTGATTGTCATACTTTTTATTGTAATTGCGCCATTACTTGGTATGATTATTTCGTATTTCATTTCGTTATGGATGATGTATTCATCTAAGAAAAATATATTTCCTAAACTCTTAACACTAGTGTTAATGGGATTGGCGGTTTGGTTTTTATCTACTGTATTAATTCCTTTTAAAGAAATTGAAAAACCTAGATTTGAAAGTCCTTTTTGGAGTGTAGTTACTGAACCACATAATATAAAATGGTTTTTGGTTGCTATTATTTTCTTTAGCTTAGCGATATTCAATTTATTTTTCAGTTTATTTTCAGCAGCAAAAGCAGAAGCAGTATTAAAAAAGATGCAATTATTATCTTCTGCAGCTTTTAGTTTGGGACATGGTGGTAATGATTCGCAAAAAGTGATGGGTATTATTGCAGCAGCAGTTGCCGTTTATGTTAAAACAGCTGGAAATGTTGATTTACCAGATTGGTTAGACGTTGAGCTCCCAAAAGAGGACGGTTCGTTTAAAATGCCAGCTTGGATACCAATTACATGTTATTCTGTAATTGCTTTAGGAACCTTAAGCGGAGGTTGGAAAATTGTAAAAACAATGGGTTCTAAAATTACTAAAGTTAATCCATTTGAAGGAGTAGTTGCAGAATCTGCCGGGGCTCTAACTTTATTTTTGACAGAGCATTTTAAAATTCCGGTTTCGACAACACATACTATAACAGGTTCTATTATTGGAGTAGGGGTTACTAAACGTGTCTCTGCAGTACGCTGGGGAGTAACTGTTAGTTTGTTATGGGCCTGGGTATTAACCATCCCTGTTTCAGCAGTTTTAGCTGCTATTACCTATTATATGCTCAATTTATTTATATAA
- a CDS encoding DUF47 domain-containing protein, translating to MSLNSIFQFLVPKDKKFFPLFEQASTNLVQLASHLHEAVNLPLKEREELFQKIDELEQRGEDITRQTNLELSRNFITPFDREDIHSLITSIDNVADNLQGAASRMRLYHVDKITKSIRKLTEINLEACQNIEFAVNELKNFSSTKKITIACSKINKLENKSDDVYNKAVFEIFENETDAINVIKYKEVLSVLETATDKCKSVASVLEAIAVKHS from the coding sequence ATGTCATTAAACAGTATTTTCCAATTTTTAGTTCCTAAAGACAAAAAGTTTTTTCCTCTTTTTGAACAAGCTTCAACGAATTTAGTTCAATTAGCTTCTCATTTGCATGAGGCAGTTAATTTACCCTTAAAAGAAAGAGAAGAACTTTTTCAAAAAATAGATGAATTGGAACAACGAGGGGAAGATATTACTCGTCAAACTAATTTGGAATTGAGCAGAAACTTTATAACGCCATTCGATAGAGAAGATATTCACTCTTTAATTACATCCATTGATAATGTTGCCGATAATCTTCAAGGAGCAGCAAGCAGAATGCGTTTGTATCATGTAGATAAGATTACGAAGTCAATTCGTAAACTGACAGAAATTAATTTAGAAGCGTGTCAAAATATTGAGTTTGCTGTCAATGAATTGAAAAATTTTAGTTCTACCAAAAAAATAACTATTGCGTGTTCTAAAATTAATAAGTTGGAAAACAAATCAGATGATGTCTATAATAAAGCCGTTTTTGAAATTTTCGAAAATGAGACAGATGCAATCAATGTGATTAAATACAAAGAAGTATTATCAGTTTTAGAAACAGCTACTGATAAATGTAAAAGTGTAGCTAGTGTATTAGAAGCTATTGCTGTAAAACACTCTTAA
- the thrA gene encoding bifunctional aspartate kinase/homoserine dehydrogenase I: MKVLKFGGTSVANAENINRVLTIVTEKAKNEKLVVVVSALSKVTDLLQLASQKAASNDESYKEIVTEIEKKHLDTLKELIPVSEQSSLLSHLKRIVNHLETLLDGCFLLGELSPRTEDTILGFGELLSSYIIAEALKQKEKNSSYADSRELIKTNAGFGKAIVDFETTNRLVANFFASNNSQVVVLPGFIASTSDKIPTTLGRGGSDYTAAIIAAALNATDLEIWTDVNGMFTANPKIVKQAQPIATISYQEAMELSHFGAKVLYPPTIQPVLRKNIPILIKNTFEPEAVGTYISNEIVVQTNPVKGISHIDNIALLTLEGPGMVGVSGSSKRLFEVLSQESINVIFITQASSEHSICIGILNSDAETAEIAINKAFEVEIAQNKIDPCIVEHNLCIIALVGENMKNHQGLSGRMFSTLGKNNVNIRAIAQGASERNISAVINERDVKKALNTLHENFFEENTKQLNLFVMGVGNVGEKFIEQIHQQKKFLKENLKINLRVIALSNSRKMHFDEDGISLKDWKTILDNGNAANQEQFIAKVKELNLRNSIFVDITANESVSKTYEQYLKQSVGVVTCNKIACSSAYDNYKNLKNLSRQYHAPFLFETNVGAGLPIIDTVKNLIASGDKVNKIQAVLSGSLNFIFNNFDENNSFHDVVKEAGVQGFTEPDPKIDLSGIDVARKILILIRESGYQMDIEAIANESFMPAECLETTSNEAFFASLLKHAAHFDALYNEAKSKESRLKYVAQFENGKTSVGLQFIPKDHPFYNLEGKDNIVLFYTDRYVDQPLLIKGAGAGAAVTASGIFADVIRIGNV; the protein is encoded by the coding sequence ATGAAAGTATTAAAATTTGGCGGCACTTCAGTAGCCAATGCAGAAAATATAAACCGCGTTCTAACCATAGTTACCGAAAAAGCTAAAAATGAAAAATTAGTTGTAGTCGTTTCGGCTTTAAGTAAAGTAACCGACTTATTACAATTGGCCTCACAAAAAGCAGCTTCCAATGACGAAAGTTATAAAGAAATTGTAACCGAGATTGAAAAGAAACATTTAGACACCTTAAAAGAATTAATTCCAGTAAGCGAACAAAGTAGTTTGCTAAGTCATTTAAAACGAATCGTAAACCATTTAGAAACACTTTTGGATGGTTGTTTCCTTTTAGGGGAACTATCACCTAGAACCGAAGATACAATTTTAGGTTTTGGTGAATTACTTTCCTCCTATATTATTGCGGAAGCTTTAAAACAAAAAGAAAAAAATAGCAGTTATGCTGATAGCCGTGAATTGATTAAAACTAATGCTGGTTTTGGAAAAGCCATCGTTGATTTTGAAACTACCAATAGATTAGTTGCTAATTTCTTCGCTTCCAACAACAGTCAAGTGGTAGTTTTACCTGGATTTATTGCTTCTACCAGCGACAAAATTCCTACTACATTAGGACGTGGCGGATCTGATTATACGGCAGCTATTATTGCAGCTGCATTGAATGCGACAGATCTAGAAATTTGGACAGACGTTAACGGCATGTTTACTGCGAATCCAAAAATTGTAAAACAAGCCCAACCCATTGCTACTATTTCATATCAAGAAGCTATGGAATTGTCACATTTTGGTGCCAAAGTATTGTACCCGCCAACGATTCAACCTGTTTTGAGAAAGAACATTCCAATCCTAATCAAAAATACGTTTGAACCAGAAGCTGTTGGAACGTACATTTCAAATGAAATTGTTGTCCAAACCAATCCTGTAAAAGGAATTAGTCATATAGACAACATTGCTTTATTGACATTAGAAGGTCCCGGAATGGTTGGGGTTTCAGGTTCGTCAAAACGACTTTTTGAAGTTCTTTCACAAGAGAGTATCAATGTAATCTTCATTACGCAGGCCTCATCTGAACATTCTATTTGTATCGGAATTTTAAATTCAGATGCTGAAACAGCAGAAATTGCTATCAACAAAGCATTCGAAGTTGAAATAGCACAAAATAAAATCGATCCTTGTATTGTAGAACATAATTTGTGCATCATTGCCTTAGTGGGTGAAAACATGAAAAACCACCAAGGTTTGAGTGGAAGAATGTTCAGTACTTTAGGAAAAAACAACGTGAACATTCGCGCTATTGCTCAAGGGGCATCAGAACGAAATATTTCTGCTGTTATTAATGAGAGAGATGTCAAAAAAGCATTGAATACTTTACACGAAAATTTCTTTGAAGAAAACACTAAACAATTGAACCTTTTTGTAATGGGTGTTGGAAATGTTGGTGAAAAATTCATTGAACAAATTCACCAACAAAAAAAATTCTTAAAAGAGAATTTAAAAATCAATCTAAGAGTCATTGCTTTATCTAATTCTAGAAAAATGCACTTTGACGAAGACGGTATTTCTTTGAAAGATTGGAAAACGATTTTAGACAATGGTAATGCTGCGAATCAAGAACAATTCATCGCTAAAGTAAAAGAATTGAATCTCAGAAACAGCATTTTTGTTGATATCACAGCGAACGAAAGTGTTTCAAAAACTTATGAACAATATTTAAAACAAAGTGTTGGTGTAGTAACTTGTAATAAAATTGCCTGTTCATCAGCTTATGACAATTACAAAAATTTAAAAAATCTATCACGCCAATACCATGCGCCATTCTTATTTGAAACCAATGTGGGTGCAGGATTACCAATCATAGATACCGTAAAAAATTTAATTGCTTCGGGAGATAAAGTGAATAAAATTCAAGCCGTACTTTCTGGAAGTTTGAATTTTATCTTCAATAATTTTGACGAAAACAATTCGTTTCACGATGTGGTCAAAGAAGCTGGAGTACAAGGATTCACAGAACCTGATCCAAAAATTGATTTAAGCGGAATAGACGTAGCTAGAAAAATCTTAATCTTAATTCGCGAAAGCGGTTACCAAATGGATATTGAAGCAATTGCTAACGAATCGTTTATGCCTGCAGAATGTTTGGAAACCACTTCAAACGAAGCCTTCTTTGCGTCATTATTAAAACATGCTGCTCATTTTGATGCGCTGTACAATGAAGCGAAAAGTAAAGAATCGCGTTTGAAATATGTAGCACAATTTGAAAATGGGAAAACATCTGTTGGCTTACAATTCATTCCGAAAGACCATCCTTTTTATAATTTGGAAGGAAAAGATAATATCGTTTTGTTTTATACCGATCGATATGTGGATCAGCCCTTATTAATAAAAGGCGCAGGTGCAGGAGCAGCAGTAACGGCTTCAGGAATTTTTGCAGATGTCATCCGAATTGGAAACGTATAA
- a CDS encoding homoserine kinase, whose protein sequence is MNEIKIFCPATIANLSCGFDVLGLCLDNVGDEMVVRKSAEKGIRITKIVGADLPLETENNVSGVAGLALLETVNPDFGFEIEIYKNIKAGSGIGSSAASSAGAVFGINALLGYPYQTKDLVQFAMQGEKLACGNAHADNVAPALLGGFTLVRSYSPLDIIKIESPSELYATVVHPQIELKTSDARSVLKQTVSLKSAIMQWGNVGGLIAGLYTQDYDLIGRSLHDEIVEPLRSVLIPGFDSIKQAALENGALGSGISGSGPSIFALSKGAATAEKIAKAMCEVYEAINLPYEIHVSKVNSEGVKILSQQ, encoded by the coding sequence ATGAATGAAATAAAAATATTTTGCCCAGCAACCATTGCCAATCTATCTTGTGGATTCGATGTACTTGGACTTTGCCTTGACAATGTAGGAGATGAAATGGTGGTTCGGAAATCAGCTGAAAAAGGAATACGAATTACCAAAATTGTTGGTGCTGATCTACCATTGGAAACCGAAAACAATGTATCGGGTGTCGCTGGATTAGCATTATTAGAAACGGTTAACCCTGACTTTGGTTTTGAGATCGAAATCTACAAAAACATCAAAGCGGGAAGCGGTATTGGAAGTAGTGCGGCAAGTTCAGCTGGAGCTGTTTTTGGAATCAATGCATTATTAGGTTATCCTTACCAAACTAAAGACTTAGTCCAGTTTGCCATGCAAGGCGAAAAGTTAGCCTGTGGTAATGCGCATGCTGATAATGTAGCTCCTGCCCTTTTGGGTGGATTTACCTTAGTTAGAAGTTACAGTCCATTAGATATTATTAAAATAGAAAGTCCTTCTGAATTATATGCCACAGTAGTGCATCCGCAAATCGAATTAAAAACTTCAGATGCTCGTTCAGTATTAAAACAAACCGTCTCTCTAAAAAGTGCTATTATGCAATGGGGAAATGTGGGCGGTTTAATTGCGGGATTATATACTCAAGATTACGATTTAATTGGACGTTCCTTACACGATGAAATTGTAGAACCTTTACGAAGTGTTCTCATTCCAGGATTTGATTCAATCAAACAAGCCGCTTTAGAAAATGGCGCTTTAGGTTCAGGTATATCCGGTTCAGGTCCATCAATTTTTGCATTGAGCAAAGGGGCAGCGACCGCAGAAAAAATTGCCAAAGCCATGTGTGAAGTATATGAAGCTATCAATCTACCTTATGAAATTCACGTTTCTAAAGTGAATTCAGAGGGAGTTAAAATTTTAAGTCAACAATAA
- the thrC gene encoding threonine synthase, producing MKYYSLNHNAPKVSFEEAVIQGLATDRGLYFPEKITPLPAAFFDTIENKSNEEIAFQAIQQFVGNEIPETELQAIIKETLCFDFPVVEVEKGIYSLELFHGPTMAFKDVGARFMSRCLGYFNRNDKTSKNTVLVATSGDTGGAVASGFLGVKGVEVVILYPSGKVSDIQERQLTTLGQNIKALEIDGVFDDCQDMVKKAFLDESLKHHNLTSANSINIARWLPQMFYFFFAYKALKNQNKPLVFSCPSGNFGNICAGIIAKKMGLPITHFVASTNVNDTVPRFLTNGIYDPKPSIATISNAMDVGNPSNFIRIQEMYQNDLEHFKTDFSSYTFSDQATLEAMKSIYETNEYIAEPHGAVGYLGLKKELDNYPNAIGIFLETAHPIKFLDVVEPALNVKLPIPTQIESVLGKEKISTKIKTYEELKSFLG from the coding sequence ATGAAATATTACAGTTTAAACCACAACGCACCCAAAGTTTCTTTTGAAGAAGCGGTTATACAAGGATTGGCAACCGACAGAGGATTGTATTTCCCAGAGAAAATTACACCTTTACCTGCTGCATTTTTTGATACAATCGAAAATAAAAGCAACGAAGAAATTGCGTTTCAAGCCATTCAACAATTTGTTGGGAATGAAATTCCTGAAACTGAACTTCAAGCGATCATTAAAGAAACCTTATGTTTTGACTTTCCAGTGGTTGAAGTAGAAAAAGGAATCTATTCACTGGAGTTATTTCACGGTCCAACCATGGCATTTAAAGATGTAGGTGCACGATTCATGTCACGCTGCTTGGGCTATTTCAATCGCAATGACAAAACATCCAAAAACACGGTTTTAGTTGCAACTTCTGGTGATACTGGAGGAGCCGTAGCCAGTGGTTTTCTTGGTGTCAAAGGTGTCGAAGTGGTCATTTTATATCCATCTGGAAAAGTAAGTGACATTCAAGAAAGACAGTTAACTACTTTGGGGCAAAATATAAAAGCTCTCGAAATTGATGGCGTTTTCGACGATTGTCAAGACATGGTAAAAAAAGCATTTTTGGACGAAAGTCTAAAACATCACAATTTAACTTCGGCCAATTCTATCAATATAGCTCGTTGGTTACCACAAATGTTTTACTTTTTCTTTGCTTATAAAGCATTAAAAAACCAAAACAAACCTTTAGTATTTTCATGTCCAAGTGGTAATTTCGGAAATATTTGCGCAGGTATTATTGCAAAAAAAATGGGATTGCCAATTACACATTTTGTAGCTTCGACCAATGTTAACGATACCGTTCCAAGATTTTTAACAAACGGCATTTACGATCCAAAACCATCTATCGCGACAATTTCTAACGCTATGGATGTGGGTAATCCTAGTAATTTTATCCGAATCCAAGAAATGTATCAAAACGATTTGGAGCATTTCAAAACTGATTTTTCTTCGTATACTTTTTCAGACCAAGCCACATTGGAAGCGATGAAAAGTATATATGAAACCAATGAATATATTGCAGAACCTCATGGAGCGGTTGGTTACTTAGGATTGAAAAAAGAATTAGACAATTATCCAAATGCCATTGGAATATTTTTAGAAACCGCTCATCCAATCAAGTTTTTAGATGTAGTAGAACCTGCTCTGAACGTAAAATTGCCTATTCCTACACAAATTGAAAGTGTTTTAGGAAAAGAAAAAATAAGTACCAAAATTAAAACGTACGAAGAATTGAAGTCGTTTTTGGGATAA
- a CDS encoding GNAT family N-acetyltransferase, translated as MIAKVLAADIASLNTLINSAYRGEFSKKGWTTEAHILEGSRTTEAELLEIIQDKHNTILKYSEHNKIIGCVLLKAKENELYLGMLTVSPELQNSGIGKKLLQQAEVFAAELGLPKIVMTVISVREELISWYKRNGYVDTGVREPFPVSDVFNPTTQEPLEFMVLEKIIS; from the coding sequence ATGATTGCAAAAGTATTAGCAGCAGACATTGCCTCATTAAATACACTAATCAATTCGGCCTATCGAGGCGAGTTTTCAAAAAAAGGCTGGACAACCGAAGCCCATATATTGGAAGGTAGCAGAACCACTGAGGCAGAATTACTTGAAATCATTCAAGATAAACACAATACTATTCTAAAATATTCAGAGCATAACAAAATTATTGGTTGTGTCCTTTTGAAAGCAAAAGAAAACGAATTGTATTTAGGAATGCTGACAGTTTCTCCAGAATTGCAAAATAGTGGTATCGGTAAAAAATTGTTGCAACAAGCTGAAGTTTTTGCCGCTGAATTGGGTCTCCCAAAAATTGTAATGACAGTAATATCCGTTCGTGAAGAATTGATTTCGTGGTACAAAAGAAATGGTTATGTGGATACAGGAGTAAGAGAGCCTTTCCCAGTGAGTGATGTTTTCAATCCAACAACACAAGAACCTTTAGAATTTATGGTGTTAGAAAAAATAATTTCATAA
- a CDS encoding NAD(P)H-hydrate dehydratase, which produces MMHSTVVDKQTISSIYQPIIATTHKGIQGHAMLIGGSYGKMGSICLSSKAAIKFGCGLVTAFIPKCGYDIVQIAVPEVMVLTDDQDSCISKIHFDIVPDAIGIGPGLGQDIATQQGLYKFLKYNSIPLIIDADALNILALHSDWLSLLPPKTIITPHLKELERLIGKWNSEAELFEKTIAFSKKHQLIVVMKGAPTYIVYGELVYQNTTGNAALATAGSGDVLTGVITSLLAQSYEPINAALLGVYLHGLTADIAFPETGYQSFIASDIISYLGKAYLSLSQ; this is translated from the coding sequence ATGATGCACTCTACTGTTGTTGACAAGCAAACAATTTCTTCAATTTACCAACCTATTATTGCTACTACTCATAAAGGAATTCAAGGTCATGCTATGTTGATTGGCGGAAGCTATGGAAAAATGGGTTCAATATGTCTGTCATCTAAAGCAGCGATTAAGTTCGGATGTGGATTAGTGACTGCGTTTATTCCTAAATGTGGTTATGATATCGTACAAATAGCGGTACCTGAAGTCATGGTGTTGACGGATGATCAAGATAGTTGTATTTCAAAAATTCATTTTGATATTGTTCCTGATGCCATTGGTATTGGACCTGGTTTGGGTCAAGATATCGCTACGCAACAGGGATTGTACAAGTTCTTGAAGTACAATTCAATTCCTTTAATCATTGATGCGGATGCGTTGAATATTTTGGCATTGCATTCGGATTGGTTGTCATTATTACCTCCTAAGACAATTATAACTCCGCATTTAAAAGAATTGGAACGTTTGATTGGGAAATGGAATTCGGAAGCTGAACTATTTGAAAAAACAATTGCCTTTTCTAAAAAACACCAATTAATTGTAGTAATGAAAGGTGCGCCTACCTATATTGTTTATGGGGAATTGGTCTACCAAAATACTACAGGTAATGCAGCTTTGGCAACTGCTGGAAGTGGTGATGTTTTGACTGGAGTGATTACCAGTTTGTTAGCTCAGTCGTATGAACCTATCAATGCAGCACTATTAGGGGTGTATCTTCACGGACTGACGGCAGATATTGCCTTTCCTGAAACGGGTTATCAATCGTTTATCGCTTCGGATATTATTTCGTATTTAGGTAAAGCCTATTTGAGTTTGAGTCAGTAA